The proteins below come from a single Argentina anserina chromosome 1, drPotAnse1.1, whole genome shotgun sequence genomic window:
- the LOC126788490 gene encoding C-type lectin receptor-like tyrosine-protein kinase At1g52310 — translation MDGKLQLVLLLLFCGSCVSDKVHTDSVDSGTEASKEPCPKGWILGPGKRKCFAYIRNPKSWNESETHCENSSGQLAAPATSQELTFAQNLCVETITGCWIGGRGVNTTTGLGWSWSDNSSYWNMSLFPGKPLQSVCSNLSCHSNTSVDVCVLVANGSKSLLVETCHTSHAFICMADLGNRCYHMHCHREYLIILGVVSGLILFTTLAVVIWLLAYKRSKKRRRSRKLSNPAATALVPPSWKVFMKEELRSITKNFSEGNRLLGDAKTGGTYGGLLPDGSRVAVKRLKKSSFQRKKEFYTEIGRLAKLHHPNLVSVKGCCYDHGDRYIVYEFIVNGPLDRWLHHIPRGGRSLDWVMRMKIATTLAQGIAFLHDKVKPHVVHRDIRASNVLLDEDFGAHLMGVGLSKFVPYEVMHERTVMAGGTYGYLAPEFLYRNELTTKSDVYSFGVLLLEIVSGRRPVPAQAVDSVGWQSIFEWATPLVQAHRYPDLLDPHISYFSSDIPEASVIQKVVDLVYACTQHVPSMRPRMSHVVHQLQQIAQTPILK, via the exons ATGGATGGAAAGCTGCAATTGGTTTTGCTTCTGCTTTTCTGCGGTTCGTGTGTTTCAGATAAG GTTCACACTGATTCAGTGGATTCTGGAACTGAAGCAAGTAAAG AACCATGCCCCAAGGGTTGGATTCTTGGCCCTGGTAAGCGGAAATGCTTCGCTTATATTAGAAACCCCAAATCGTGGAATGAGTCAGAGACCCATTGTGAAAATTCTAGTGGACAATTAGCAGCACCAGCTACATCTCAAGAACTGACCTTTGCTCAGAACCTATGTGTTGAAACCATCACTGGCTGTTGGATTGGAGGCAGAGGTGTCAATACCACCACTGGTCTTGGTTGGAGTTGGTCTGATAACAGTTCATACTGGAACATGTCTCTCTTTCCTGGAAAACCCCTTCAATCCGTATGCAGTAATTTGTCTTGTCACAGCAATACTTCTGTCGATGTTTGTGTTTTGGTGGCTAATGGATCTAAATCACTCTTGGTTGAGACTTGCCACACGTCTCATGCATTTATATGCATGGCTGATTTAG gGAACAGATGTTATCACATGCATTGCCACAGAGAATATCTTATCATCCTTGGAGTTGTTAGTGGGCTGATCCTTTTCACGACATTAGCTGTAGTGATTTGGCTTCTTGCATACAAGCGTAGTAAGAAGCGCCGACGTTCTCGCAAACTATCTAATCCAGCAGCTACTGCATTAGTCCCTCCATCATGGAAAGTGTTCATGAAAGAAGAACTTCGGTCTATTACCAAGAATTTCAGTGAAGGAAACCGTCTTTTGGGAGATGCCAAGACAGGAGGTACATATGGTGGGCTTCTACCTGATGGTTCAAGGGTAGCGGTGAAGAGATTAAAGAAGTCTAGTTTTCAAAGGAAGAAGGAATTTTATACTGAAATTGGAAGGCTTGCAAAGCTTCATCATCCAAATTTGGTGTCAGTTAAAGGCTGCTGTTATGATCACGGTGACCGTTATATAGTTTATGAGTTTATAGTTAATGGTCCCTTAGATAGATGGCTACACCACATACCACGGGGTGGTCGAAGCTTAGATTGGGTGATGCGGATGAAAATTGCGACGACTCTTGCTCAAGGAATTGC GTTCCTACATGATAAGGTTAAGCCCCACGTTGTGCATCGTGATATCCGTGCTAGTAATGTGCTTCTTGATGAAGATTTTGGAGCCCATCTGATGGGGGTTGGTCTTTCAAAGTTTGTACCATATGAAGTGATGCATGAGAGGACAGTAATGGCTGGTGGCACATATGGGTACCTGGCTCCAGAGTTTTTGTACAGAAATGAGCTTACTACGAAAAGTGATGTTTATAGTTTTGGAGTGCTGCTGCTTGAAATTGTAAGCGGACGTAGGCCTGTGCCTGCACAGGCTGTTGATTCGGTCGGTTGGCAGAGTATTTTTGAGTGGGCGACGCCTCTTGTGCAAGCTCACCGGTACCCAGATCTCCTGGATCCACACATAAGTTATTTTTCATCAGATATTCCAGAGGCCAGTGTGATTCAGAAGGTGGTCGACCTTGTCTATGCCTGTACACAGCATGTGCCATCAATGCGCCCCAGAATGTCTCATGTTGTTCATCAACTTCAACAGATAGCCCAGACTCCCATACTTAAGTAG